The Kitasatospora setae KM-6054 genome contains a region encoding:
- a CDS encoding TniQ family protein: MLARRLPIAPAPVAGEWLGSWVGRAAFTLGLSQAQFLRTVGVSDAGSLPSHGIAVTDSTAAHLAEATGLTPATVTAMTFEPYAAAIDIPDRPLKPAQLRQWQAGQWVSVFASRFCPLCVADLPVLKTKWRFGLVGVCRVHHVLLVDVCPACGRRPRSVQSRQIGRVAASPTPLDPAQCGNLITGPGRIDGRCRQTLGAVETVIVRQTVADRQHAVLGGMDSRHRALWGRREEPWVVARTGRFLVALVRAVAIPGEVEALLPDDAVADAVPVILRSVRPSELLSGPLSAVEAAALTSLLAALFADAEALSSGGFVQRWLARARRSGVLQGLSREGAVDGVSAPVARLVDHVWEGSRG, from the coding sequence ATGCTCGCCCGGCGCTTACCAATTGCCCCAGCGCCCGTCGCTGGTGAATGGCTCGGGTCCTGGGTCGGGCGAGCGGCATTCACGCTCGGGCTGTCGCAGGCCCAGTTCCTCCGAACGGTCGGCGTCTCGGACGCCGGGTCGCTGCCCAGTCACGGGATAGCGGTGACGGACTCGACGGCCGCCCACCTCGCCGAAGCAACCGGCCTCACTCCCGCGACGGTCACTGCGATGACGTTCGAGCCCTACGCGGCAGCGATCGACATCCCGGACCGGCCACTGAAGCCGGCGCAGCTCAGGCAGTGGCAGGCCGGACAGTGGGTCAGCGTCTTCGCATCGCGGTTCTGCCCTCTGTGCGTGGCGGATCTGCCAGTTCTCAAGACGAAGTGGAGGTTCGGCCTGGTCGGCGTGTGCCGTGTGCACCATGTGCTGCTGGTCGACGTCTGTCCTGCCTGTGGACGCCGACCACGGTCTGTGCAGTCACGGCAGATCGGTCGCGTAGCAGCTTCCCCGACTCCCCTCGACCCCGCGCAGTGCGGGAACCTGATCACCGGTCCTGGCCGCATTGACGGCCGCTGTCGGCAGACGCTGGGAGCCGTCGAAACCGTGATCGTCAGGCAGACAGTGGCGGACCGTCAGCACGCGGTCCTGGGAGGTATGGACAGCCGCCACCGAGCTCTGTGGGGCCGCCGCGAAGAGCCATGGGTGGTGGCCCGCACAGGACGGTTCCTTGTCGCGCTGGTCAGGGCGGTAGCGATACCTGGCGAAGTCGAGGCGCTGCTGCCCGATGATGCTGTCGCCGACGCGGTGCCCGTGATCCTACGATCGGTACGTCCCAGTGAGTTGTTGTCGGGCCCGCTCTCCGCGGTGGAGGCAGCGGCCCTCACCTCGCTCCTCGCCGCCTTGTTTGCTGACGCTGAAGCCCTGTCGTCGGGCGGCTTCGTACAGCGGTGGCTGGCGCGGGCGAGGCGGTCGGGCGTGTTGCAGGGGCTCTCTCGGGAGGGGGCGGTGGATGGTGTGTCGGCGCCTGTGGCGAGACTGGTGGATCACGTCTGGGAGGGGAGCCGAGGGTGA
- a CDS encoding serine hydrolase domain-containing protein encodes MPTDPQEWARETAAALGAVLGEAVDGGRFPGGVLVAGQAGAGRAVAGRGLVAPECGDARPDEHTRYDLASLTKVLATWPLVGEAVRAGLLDPDAPLRAAFPRLPAPGADLTTAQLMSHTAGLLPHTGLARYEHTGRPLAEHLCAEPLVSAPGARHRYVDRGFVLLGLLLPDLLGRPLHELADRLWRGLGLTATAYGPLPRGPRLAPTEQRLGGAPRTWGVPHDPGAALLGGVAGHAGVFSTAADLARYAEHLLGGDGPLPAWFARSRRPLADVEPGLRRGLAWLVTADGAVAYHHGFTGTSLYLAPGTGRYVVLCTNAVYHGWDRSRLAPLRTLALRSLRA; translated from the coding sequence GTGCCGACCGATCCGCAGGAGTGGGCGCGGGAGACCGCCGCCGCGCTGGGCGCCGTCCTGGGCGAGGCGGTGGACGGCGGGCGGTTCCCGGGCGGGGTGCTGGTCGCCGGGCAGGCCGGGGCCGGGCGCGCGGTGGCCGGGCGCGGCCTGGTCGCCCCCGAGTGCGGCGACGCCCGGCCCGACGAGCACACCCGCTACGACCTGGCCTCGCTCACCAAGGTGCTCGCCACCTGGCCGCTGGTCGGCGAGGCCGTCCGGGCCGGGCTGCTCGACCCGGACGCCCCGCTGCGCGCCGCCTTCCCCCGGCTGCCCGCCCCCGGCGCGGACCTGACGACCGCCCAGCTGATGAGCCACACCGCGGGGCTGCTCCCGCACACCGGGCTGGCCAGGTACGAGCACACCGGGCGGCCGCTGGCCGAGCACCTGTGCGCCGAACCGCTGGTCTCCGCCCCGGGCGCGCGGCACCGGTACGTCGACCGCGGCTTCGTGCTGCTCGGCCTGCTGCTGCCCGACCTGCTCGGCCGCCCGCTGCACGAGCTCGCCGACCGGCTCTGGCGCGGCCTCGGCCTGACCGCCACCGCGTACGGCCCGCTGCCGCGCGGCCCGCGGCTCGCCCCGACCGAGCAGCGCCTCGGCGGCGCGCCCCGGACGTGGGGCGTCCCGCACGACCCGGGCGCGGCGCTGCTCGGCGGGGTCGCCGGGCACGCCGGGGTGTTCTCCACCGCCGCCGACCTGGCCCGCTACGCCGAGCACCTGCTCGGCGGGGACGGGCCGCTGCCCGCCTGGTTCGCCCGCAGCCGCCGCCCGCTGGCGGACGTCGAGCCGGGCCTGCGCCGCGGCCTGGCCTGGCTGGTCACCGCGGACGGCGCGGTGGCCTACCACCACGGCTTCACCGGCACCAGCCTCTACCTCGCCCCGGGCACCGGCCGGTACGTGGTCCTCTGCACCAACGCGGTCTACCACGGCTGGGACCGGAGCCGGCTGGCCCCGCTGCGGACGCTGGCGCTGCGCTCGCTGCGGGCCTGA
- a CDS encoding TniB family NTP-binding protein: MHPGLAEPRTKEEWRAYVDHTAPPRPELPPYSTYEAMTPDERDDFNDARDDHHSALALVRTSRMQEIHQAIDQRIRVNRHQAAGARRGIVIDGPPTIGKSTAVKWFAADFERRLRRRHPERFEPGYVVDGYIVDYCPVVYLSVPAAATPKDLSSSLAHYLAIPNPTRGTKSSITSRVLDVMRLCGTELVIIDDAHFLDLSAREGRIVNDHLKDIANHVAATFVYTGVDLKKSGLFLEGRGASVRATQTSGRNTLHSMSPFKINTTAEKTEWVKIVLALESALCLYQHEAGSLAKLAQYLHDRTSGSICALSDLLRESAIVAVHTGEEKITRPLMETVEISDLAQSAYRVTVKAKKPGEAGSRSGSAAG; encoded by the coding sequence ATGCACCCAGGCCTCGCCGAGCCGCGCACCAAGGAGGAATGGCGGGCCTACGTCGACCACACTGCTCCTCCCCGCCCGGAGCTCCCGCCGTACAGCACCTACGAGGCGATGACGCCAGACGAGCGAGACGACTTCAACGACGCACGGGACGACCACCACAGTGCCCTCGCACTCGTCCGGACCTCCCGCATGCAGGAGATCCACCAGGCGATCGACCAGCGCATACGTGTCAATCGGCACCAGGCAGCGGGCGCCCGCCGCGGCATCGTCATCGACGGACCGCCGACCATCGGGAAGTCCACGGCGGTGAAGTGGTTCGCGGCCGACTTCGAGCGGCGCCTTCGGCGCCGGCACCCGGAGCGGTTCGAACCCGGCTACGTGGTCGACGGGTACATCGTGGACTACTGCCCAGTGGTGTACCTGAGCGTCCCCGCTGCGGCCACCCCCAAGGACCTCAGCAGCAGCCTCGCGCACTACCTCGCCATCCCCAACCCCACCAGGGGCACGAAGAGTTCGATCACATCCCGGGTCCTCGACGTCATGCGGCTCTGCGGCACGGAGCTGGTCATCATCGACGACGCCCATTTTCTCGACCTGTCAGCCCGAGAGGGCCGCATCGTCAACGACCACCTGAAGGACATCGCCAACCACGTCGCGGCGACGTTCGTCTACACCGGCGTCGATCTGAAAAAGAGCGGGCTGTTCCTCGAAGGTCGTGGCGCGAGTGTCCGAGCTACCCAGACCAGTGGGCGCAACACCCTGCACTCGATGTCCCCGTTCAAGATCAACACTACTGCCGAAAAAACCGAATGGGTCAAGATCGTCCTGGCGCTGGAGTCCGCCCTCTGCCTGTACCAGCACGAGGCCGGCAGCCTCGCCAAGCTGGCCCAGTACCTGCACGACCGTACCAGCGGAAGTATCTGCGCTCTCTCCGACCTGCTCCGCGAGTCCGCGATCGTGGCCGTCCACACCGGCGAGGAGAAGATCACCCGCCCCCTCATGGAGACCGTGGAGATCAGCGACCTCGCCCAGTCCGCCTACCGGGTCACCGTGAAGGCGAAGAAGCCAGGGGAAGCCGGCAGCCGCTCAGGCAGCGCCGCCGGCTGA
- a CDS encoding Mu transposase C-terminal domain-containing protein — MSARRIAVGDWISFEDETHRVAGLDGERLRLRSETGRLQTILLAEVLNDLTFRADAEPVRETANEVTLDIHAALEGLPKAVQEAALSLEAHLLEAMTGYRSGDPMKALPGEPKPEYDPELPVVSRVAAKATELGKTDRWVWKWWKRRTEQGLWGLVDQRKAQIRNPLKNTDPRLVQAIREQAAAERLDSTGTIGGRFLRRTQNRLEEQYGAGVVPMPGRDTFRRVVAEILGTGPARPAYQRISSAQQPDRPFGNVIATRPGEVVMLDTTPLDVMAFDPVTSTTMRIELTIALDVATRSILAWRITPEGTKAIDIGLLLADVMTPEPMRPHWPDVLRYQMLTPTADRFLDVDERLQQAAARPVIYPETIVFDHGKPYTSEVVQRACLRWKIDLQDARKLKPTDKPHVERVFGTIRVQFSQHVAGYKGNNIANRGLTVEEQARWTIDEITEFFAEYVVAVYQRAHHSGLNAPGFPTLTVSPNEAYRLGIAAAGYVDVPRDPSMYFELLPIAYRVIHPYGIELNHLVYNADVLYRYRGTKSPYQNGLWPIRFDPRNLLNAYFLDPADGTWHVLRWVHALAEHTPFTDITLREAKRLLTSRGHGTDDQDAVAVALVGLQNRTDAPETWKTDRKRIFRDANRAAAQAADQKRSKPPVDNHPPLTVVPAAPDQDDSTWGDIDLTTIVPAEIYDPTQESR; from the coding sequence ATGTCTGCGCGGCGCATAGCAGTCGGCGACTGGATCTCGTTCGAGGACGAGACGCATCGCGTTGCCGGGTTGGACGGTGAGAGGCTGCGGCTCAGGTCGGAGACCGGCAGGCTTCAGACCATCTTGCTGGCCGAGGTCCTGAACGACCTGACTTTCCGGGCCGATGCGGAGCCTGTCCGGGAGACCGCCAACGAGGTGACACTCGATATCCACGCCGCGCTCGAAGGCCTGCCGAAAGCAGTCCAGGAGGCCGCCCTCTCACTCGAAGCGCACCTGCTGGAGGCCATGACCGGCTACCGGTCCGGCGATCCTATGAAGGCCCTCCCCGGTGAGCCGAAACCCGAGTACGACCCTGAACTACCCGTCGTCAGCCGCGTCGCCGCGAAGGCCACCGAACTCGGCAAGACCGACCGGTGGGTCTGGAAGTGGTGGAAGCGCCGCACCGAACAAGGACTGTGGGGTCTCGTCGACCAGCGGAAGGCACAGATACGCAACCCGCTGAAGAACACCGACCCCCGGCTGGTCCAGGCCATCCGAGAGCAGGCCGCCGCCGAGCGGCTGGACTCCACCGGGACGATCGGAGGACGCTTCCTGCGGCGGACACAGAACCGGCTGGAGGAGCAATACGGGGCCGGCGTCGTTCCCATGCCGGGCCGGGACACGTTCCGACGTGTCGTCGCCGAGATCCTCGGGACAGGACCAGCACGCCCTGCTTACCAGCGCATATCCTCTGCCCAACAGCCTGACCGCCCGTTCGGCAACGTGATCGCGACGCGCCCCGGTGAGGTGGTGATGCTGGACACGACACCGCTGGATGTCATGGCGTTCGACCCGGTGACGTCGACCACGATGCGGATCGAGCTGACCATCGCGCTGGATGTGGCAACCAGGTCGATCCTGGCGTGGCGGATCACCCCCGAAGGCACGAAGGCGATCGACATCGGCTTGCTGCTGGCCGACGTGATGACGCCCGAGCCGATGCGCCCGCACTGGCCGGACGTCCTGCGGTACCAGATGCTGACGCCGACGGCCGACCGGTTCCTCGACGTGGACGAGCGCCTCCAGCAGGCCGCGGCCCGGCCGGTGATCTACCCGGAGACGATCGTCTTCGACCACGGCAAGCCCTACACGTCGGAGGTGGTCCAGCGGGCCTGCCTGCGGTGGAAGATCGACCTCCAGGACGCCAGGAAACTCAAGCCCACCGACAAACCGCACGTCGAGCGCGTTTTCGGCACGATCCGCGTCCAGTTCTCGCAGCACGTCGCCGGCTACAAGGGCAACAACATCGCCAACCGCGGCCTGACCGTCGAAGAGCAAGCCCGCTGGACGATCGACGAGATCACCGAGTTCTTCGCGGAGTACGTGGTCGCCGTGTACCAGCGCGCTCACCACAGCGGGTTGAACGCCCCCGGCTTCCCGACGCTCACCGTGTCGCCGAACGAGGCTTACCGTCTCGGCATCGCGGCAGCAGGGTACGTCGACGTCCCACGCGATCCGAGTATGTACTTCGAGTTGCTGCCGATCGCGTACCGCGTCATCCACCCCTACGGCATCGAGCTGAACCACCTCGTCTACAACGCGGATGTCCTCTACCGCTATAGGGGCACGAAGAGCCCCTACCAGAATGGACTGTGGCCTATCCGGTTCGACCCGAGGAACCTGCTCAACGCCTATTTCCTCGACCCCGCCGACGGCACCTGGCACGTCCTGCGGTGGGTCCACGCACTAGCCGAGCACACGCCATTCACGGACATCACCCTGCGCGAGGCTAAGCGCCTCCTCACAAGCCGCGGACACGGCACCGACGACCAGGACGCCGTCGCCGTCGCACTGGTCGGCCTCCAGAACCGGACCGATGCCCCGGAGACCTGGAAGACGGACCGCAAGCGGATCTTCCGCGACGCGAACCGCGCCGCCGCCCAGGCCGCCGACCAGAAGCGCTCGAAGCCCCCCGTCGACAACCACCCACCGCTGACCGTCGTCCCCGCTGCTCCCGACCAGGACGACAGCACCTGGGGCGACATCGACCTGACCACGATCGTGCCGGCCGAGATCTACGACCCCACCCAGGAATCCCGCTGA
- a CDS encoding TnsA-like heteromeric transposase endonuclease subunit, whose product MIRYADASGVERLADVEAAKGVDFENALPIRAIPSYAGQRHTPGTYWSASGDRHVRYESHLESRWLKIIDQAPDTAVFVSQAMELSGNDRDGSWRHVPDIWVRRVDGSVRLVDVKAAWLLDRPDVVRQRDRTALVCERLGWDYEMVGEPDKQIAANVEWLAGYRRPLGAGAALVQPLLSLAAQPVSIAALTGFQAVPELARSVVFHLMWGNRLSFDITRPIRDTTLVRAQEHGGDR is encoded by the coding sequence GTGATCCGGTACGCGGATGCGTCCGGGGTCGAGCGGCTGGCTGACGTCGAGGCCGCGAAGGGCGTCGACTTCGAGAATGCGCTCCCGATCCGGGCGATCCCGTCCTACGCCGGGCAGCGGCATACCCCTGGGACCTATTGGTCGGCGTCGGGTGACCGCCACGTCCGGTACGAGTCCCACCTCGAATCCCGCTGGCTCAAGATCATCGACCAGGCGCCGGACACCGCTGTGTTCGTCAGCCAGGCAATGGAGCTGTCCGGCAACGACCGCGATGGCAGTTGGCGGCACGTACCAGATATCTGGGTGCGCCGGGTGGACGGCTCGGTGCGGCTCGTCGACGTGAAGGCGGCGTGGCTGCTGGACCGTCCGGACGTGGTCAGGCAGCGGGACCGGACTGCGCTGGTGTGCGAGCGGCTCGGGTGGGACTACGAGATGGTCGGTGAGCCCGACAAGCAGATCGCGGCGAACGTCGAATGGCTCGCCGGCTACCGTCGGCCGCTGGGTGCGGGGGCAGCCTTGGTGCAGCCGCTGCTGAGCCTCGCCGCTCAGCCAGTCTCGATCGCCGCACTGACCGGCTTCCAGGCGGTCCCCGAACTGGCACGCTCGGTTGTCTTCCATCTCATGTGGGGCAACCGCCTGAGCTTCGACATCACGCGACCGATCAGGGACACCACCTTGGTCCGCGCCCAAGAGCACGGAGGTGACCGCTGA
- a CDS encoding ACT domain-containing protein, with product MAGEQDLDELLSGMRPVRNPGRYVYCTLPGRMPAGLRPVVTVAEPEGVTFVVAQEEADALGLPYGYVAAWLTLRVHSALEAVGLTAAVATALADRGISCNVVAGFHHDHLFVPVHEADRALEALNSLAASRS from the coding sequence ATGGCGGGCGAACAGGACCTCGACGAACTGCTCTCCGGGATGCGCCCCGTGCGCAATCCGGGGCGCTACGTGTACTGCACCCTTCCCGGGCGGATGCCCGCCGGGTTGCGGCCGGTGGTGACCGTGGCGGAGCCGGAGGGGGTCACCTTCGTGGTGGCGCAGGAGGAGGCCGACGCGCTCGGCCTGCCCTACGGGTACGTCGCGGCCTGGCTGACCCTGCGGGTGCACTCGGCGCTGGAGGCGGTCGGGCTGACCGCCGCCGTCGCGACCGCGCTCGCCGACCGGGGGATCAGCTGCAACGTGGTGGCGGGCTTCCACCACGACCACCTGTTCGTCCCCGTGCACGAGGCCGACCGCGCCCTGGAGGCGCTCAACTCGCTGGCCGCGTCCCGCTCCTGA
- a CDS encoding tetratricopeptide repeat protein, whose product MTADKEKNEALASLIAEIGCTYAALAREIRLVAAEAGETVRTGPSAVHFWVSGGTPNPATVKYLAEALSRKAKRKVTPTEIGLRSEGIGEALSPDPLATAVDLGRLVMNRRRDFLALAFSAAAVGLPLTYDHTAAASSLRTAKAEGRISAETVATVRFLTESFRSADERLGGGHGLAMVASYLIDDVMPMLKANYTSAIVRASAFGAAAELATLVGWKHHDLGREGAAQQFYLLGFQLASEADSQGHAAWMMRALTHQALDLGQTKHCVDLAEAALAAARGKVDRGTEALLLVTAARAYGAGGRPRDAARAILGAEDAMTANSGDQLPTYAAASGPVASTVASHMGKTLTEMKDHQAAERHYRTALDGRLAESYRRVRGLTVSNLAKTVAAQGRHEEAVGLWGEGLDLMDGVASKRAAAELRSVRSTMAVYSRRGIPGAADLGHRAASLIRL is encoded by the coding sequence TTGACCGCCGACAAGGAGAAGAACGAGGCACTGGCGTCCTTGATCGCGGAAATCGGATGCACCTATGCCGCTCTGGCCAGGGAAATTCGCCTCGTTGCGGCCGAAGCCGGCGAGACCGTTCGTACTGGGCCGTCTGCCGTGCACTTCTGGGTCTCAGGAGGCACCCCGAACCCGGCTACCGTCAAGTATCTCGCCGAAGCTCTCAGCAGAAAGGCCAAGCGCAAGGTCACCCCTACCGAGATCGGTCTACGCTCCGAAGGAATCGGCGAGGCCCTGTCTCCAGACCCACTGGCCACAGCCGTAGATCTCGGGAGACTCGTCATGAACCGCCGCCGCGACTTCCTCGCCCTCGCCTTCTCCGCCGCAGCCGTTGGCCTTCCCCTCACCTACGACCACACGGCGGCGGCCTCAAGCCTCCGGACAGCGAAGGCCGAGGGAAGGATCAGCGCCGAGACGGTCGCCACGGTCCGGTTCCTGACCGAGAGCTTCCGGAGCGCCGACGAACGACTCGGTGGAGGCCACGGCCTGGCCATGGTGGCCTCCTACCTGATCGACGACGTCATGCCGATGCTCAAGGCGAACTACACATCCGCCATCGTCCGCGCGAGCGCCTTCGGCGCCGCCGCCGAGCTGGCGACTCTGGTCGGTTGGAAGCACCACGATCTCGGACGTGAAGGAGCCGCCCAGCAGTTCTACCTGCTCGGATTCCAGCTGGCCTCCGAAGCGGACTCGCAGGGCCACGCCGCATGGATGATGCGGGCGCTCACACATCAGGCACTCGACCTCGGACAGACGAAGCATTGCGTCGACCTGGCGGAAGCGGCTCTCGCCGCGGCGCGGGGGAAAGTCGACCGCGGGACCGAAGCCCTGCTGTTGGTGACCGCTGCCCGCGCGTACGGCGCAGGAGGACGGCCCCGGGATGCCGCCCGCGCCATCCTGGGTGCCGAGGACGCCATGACCGCCAACTCGGGTGATCAACTGCCGACCTATGCCGCCGCATCGGGCCCCGTCGCCTCGACCGTTGCCTCGCACATGGGCAAGACCCTGACCGAGATGAAGGACCACCAGGCCGCAGAACGCCACTACCGAACCGCCCTGGACGGCCGGCTCGCCGAGTCCTACCGCCGCGTTCGCGGCCTCACCGTCTCGAACCTCGCCAAGACGGTCGCCGCCCAAGGCCGGCACGAGGAGGCCGTCGGACTCTGGGGTGAAGGACTTGACCTGATGGACGGTGTCGCGTCCAAGAGGGCAGCCGCAGAACTCAGGTCGGTCCGATCGACCATGGCCGTCTACTCCAGGCGCGGCATCCCAGGAGCCGCTGATCTCGGCCACCGTGCAGCATCCCTGATTCGCCTGTGA